In the Henningerozyma blattae CBS 6284 chromosome 8, complete genome genome, one interval contains:
- the SKP1 gene encoding SCF ubiquitin ligase subunit SKP1 (similar to Saccharomyces cerevisiae SKP1 (YDR328C); ancestral locus Anc_5.371): MSDAKKTQQVVLVSGEGEQFSVDRAIAERSILLKNYLNDMHDHAASDSDSDSDSESNHESSTETITMPVPNVRSSVLGKIVEWAEHHRGSTFPDEDDDDSRKSAPVDAWDREFLKVDQEMLYEIILAANYLNIKPLLDAGCKVVAEMIRGRSPEEIRRTFNIVNDFTPEEEAAIRRENEWAEDR; the protein is encoded by the coding sequence tcAGATGCTAAAAAGACACAACAAGTTGTTCTAGTAAGTGGGGAAGGTGAGCAATTCTCAGTAGATCGTGCGATTGCAGAACGTTCTATTCTTCTGAAGAATTATCTTAACGATATGCATGATCATGCAGCTAGTGATTCTGATTCTGATAGTGATAGTGAAAGTAATCATGAATCTAGTACTGAAACAATTACAATGCCTGTTCCAAATGTACGTTCATCTGTTCTAGGTAAGATTGTAGAATGGGCTGAACATCATCGTGGTTCAACTTTCcctgatgaagatgatgatgattctCGTAAGAGTGCACCTGTAGATGCTTGGGATCGTGAATTCCTTAAAGTGGATCAAGAGATGTTATATGAAATCATTCTTGCTGCCAACTATCTGAATATTAAGCCATTGCTAGATGCTGGTTGTAAAGTTGTTGCGGAGATGATCAGAGGTCGTTCACCAGAAGAAATTCGTCGTACTTTCAACATTGTTAATGATTTTACTccagaagaagaagctGCTATTCGTCGTGAAAATGAATGGGCAGAAGATAGGTAG
- the TBLA0H01900 gene encoding uncharacterized protein (similar to Saccharomyces cerevisiae YHR078W; ancestral locus Anc_5.365) → MLEDLLLLILLAICTVLIYHWSYTIMWYRLGGLFETVTSNSKVKLFDSFPELETDTNSFFYNLYSEYSVSSHKVNKIIHVLFSIAMTCYVDTIVVILWQIMTVESEQEADFVSLWIWPLLSMLLSVLLILVQPFLIIISVMNKFFREKMDVDRLIIFTTGTLFVLIMTLNSLSFGPFQYTYNILTKISIAGVSILAILSGIATVSTLYYTFTFIWKRGTASKLGLSTINRRTNSNSLLWTTDVSVMEKIHDYELNIKNNIEILRTLRDDPGEGHSQLTKQLMEKIGWYQIELAKLESQLKQPSSIKTFKRIFQGSFTIYCLHKIIITFCKRIPHIIEHAWYYPQDYEYDHFYKDGLISTSSDPLAVTLANVLDFIFFKFQFQHELDYLTKQISLLLSTSLFICSLSTVATTISYLLALLPLKIQIIAMFAMQSNTSSSELPISKKDSDRDNRNNIGTSRDRRNPPSLIKNLLVSELAGIYVVATTLTIRSNLPFEISQKLNLLLGKRFTVPNLVIDNWFDEIYAITCLVTITFIKLAERTIFRTSH, encoded by the coding sequence ATGCTGGAAGATCTCTTACTTCTGATACTTTTAGCAATATGTACAGTGCTTATATATCACTGGTCTTATACAATTATGTGGTATCGACTGGGTGGCCTCTTTGAAACTGTAACAAGCAATTCAAAGGTTAAACTTTTTGACAGTTTTCCAGAACTAGAAACTGATACTAATAgttttttctataatttaTACTCAGAATACTCTGTTTCCTCCCATAAAGTGAACAAAATTATAcatgtattattttctattgcTATGACATGTTATGTGGATACGATTGTAGTAATTCTGTGGCAGATTATGACTGTAGAGTCCGAGCAAGAAGCAGATTTTGTCAGTTTATGGATTTGGCCGTTATTATCCATGTTACTATCAGTGTTACTTATATTAGTTCAGCCattcttaataataatctcagtaatgaataaattcttCAGAGAAAAAATGGATGTTGATCGATTAATAATCTTCACTACAGGTACGTTGTTCGTATTGATAATGACTTTGAATTCTCTCTCATTTGGGCCATTCCAATACacttataatattttaaccAAAATATCTATCGCTGGTGTATCAATTCTAGCAATTTTGTCCGGTATTGCTACTGTATCTACCTTATATTATAcatttacttttatttggAAAAGAGGTACGGCATCGAAACTAGGACTATCAACAATAAATCGTAGAACTAATTCTAACTCATTATTATGGACTACAGATGTTTCAGTGATGGAGAAAATTCACGATTATGAacttaatattaaaaataatatagaaaTCCTCCGAACTCTTCGTGATGACCCAGGTGAAGGGCATTCTCAATTAACTAAGCAATTAATGGAAAAAATAGGCTGGTATCAAATTGAGTTAGCAAAACTGGAATCTCAATTAAAACAACCAAGTTCTATAAAGACCTTTAAAAGAATCTTCCAAGGTAGTTTTACTATTTATTGTTTGCATAAGATCATCATTACATTTTGCAAAAGGATACCTCATATTATAGAACACGCATGGTATTATCCGCAGGATTATGAATATgatcatttttataaagATGGTTTAATTAGTACATCATCAGATCCATTGGCAGTTACTTTGGCAAATGTTCtagattttatttttttcaaattccaaTTCCAACATGAATTAGATTATTtaacaaaacaaatttcATTACTGTTATCTACCTCGTTGTTTATTTGTTCCTTATCTACAGTGGCAACAACTATTTCATACCTGTTGGCGTTATTacctttaaaaattcagatTATCGCAATGTTTGCTATGCAATCTAATACTTCATCTTCTGAATTACCAATTTCTAAAAAGGATTCCGATAGAGATAACAGGAATAACATAGGGACATCAAGAGATCGTAGAAATCCCCCATCCctcattaaaaatttattagtGTCAGAATTGGCAGGCATCTATGTAGTTGCTACTACTTTAACAATTCGTTCAAATTTACCCTTCGAGATATCTCAAAAACTAAATCTATTGTTAGGTAAAAGATTCACTGTTCCAAATTTAGTTATTGATAATTGGTTCGATGAGATATATGCAATAACGTGCTTGGTAACAATTacatttatcaaattaGCAGAGAGAACTATATTTAGGACATCACATTAA
- the TBLA0H01880 gene encoding GRAM and VASt domain-containing protein (similar to Saccharomyces cerevisiae YSP2 (YDR326C) and YHR080C; ancestral locus Anc_5.370): MHITRSKSDGHLFKFLKHKHPKKNKSKIKNNSSPNGMDNNANDDSLLDNNGPATLNEERLKELQRRHSTSSKRKKRKQNVSIRPSTSSSRSRTRSRSRSRSNVQDSSFSKESIQKDATKSTSFDLPEISSVYNSSLKRRSLQNSTQGLDKFLNKHTREKPSEKLTLMNTNTSNTLGVSNILVSLDDHSDLNVSDTKSKDNSTIMAKDNSSTIVKDGAIIDKRHTSMLLTQMTKTTTLKSISTLNNLNSNGNTTVNHEEHTEDHSGIMNTLMSITHNATSHLPKIIVRNFDNSNQLDDTFDFETNSIKGNVNDNDNDKHNDNDNDSKNNMQPIESNKKDMGDLKDIQNDLQHETVIHSSLNVISRSNSFLRHLDFLLSTPASNGSSKLKEQNLLIDTNLKDTTTTTTTATPKANTIGKESTTSKIKFESIKDNSNNDTEITVNDDIVITPIEDPPSFSTFGKGNLSLQDLSVDTEYQHANIRLPSLMNDHDQVHPNSALNSNNNSNRNSLINANTANLKSRMNSNQNATTIPNSKIRHSFEDVQSKRFSGSSFSRFKGINEENCLPSKISSNNQMVVSNSNPDLKKPKLRPLSRSAVSETNLVEFRSRSKTVPANSSKRESNFSEPNLIPNLNITNDISSEISSLYHSDNEDEQIQFNIRNKKNLTKRYNTFDTKRTVPINPNTKRYSSYSNEEDLYKNSSPSNSIQNLTSLNNGNATDALMMDERKSRRSSKNFLMPRSLSPSTSLSVKNLHSFGLAKSKQLYNNPLHLNPNTNSNSLPINDDSSRPKISTSLSNTMDPALNIPLCDGNVKFKNIDYASEKKNSSFHSFFKNINGISPDEKLIIDITCALSRDILQQGKMYITDRNICFNANILGWVSTIVIPFTDIVQIKKKMTAGIFPNAIVIDTLETKYVFASFISRDSVFDLITDVWNQIILGRRRSNLSSARHHEGNDIDSKMSVDSYDSDSDYSSENDYSTDTDTDLENSDDKLNKTNNNLEDRNELSNLNSDDDGYNEDDSDVEIETDMTSSDIDDEKPNVSTLNHSNNGNSSKSRSNSATTKTKDDTSNYGPIKHSPTTHPYKPTPNDRQVINATFNYPMGIVSNMILGDNVDYYHEILNDQKNFDFSTIPKIIISKNRDFSYVKPLSVPMGPSKTNCLINEVLDHYDLSDYIQMTQISKTPDVPSGNAFYVKSRYLFTWGPNNTTKLEAYSTVEWTGKSWLKSAIEKGTYEGVKETGQETVKSMERILKTASKSSTGNSKNSTSKAATSRPRKSKSVSKESKRESDNTFNGLPCMEPKTHLPTEHSYQKEKDDTIIEENVNINAPLGTVFQILYGKDTSYYTNILKAQGNLKISKIEPFSDKNNNMREYSYIKPLSNSLGPKQTTCSITEKLEHMDLNKYIRVRTIVKTPDVPSGNNFSIHVKTLLTWGPNNTTNLDMYTSVIWTGRSFLKSAIERGSIDGQKESAKILLKELKSIIATAKVTKPVAASQRKKNKSSSRSVEPTPQPQVLPVSEDISSQMGLESSNVESSQAPTSSNSSFLTPIIDNLFGDLDIFSISGILKIILSVITFISLIRYFFVGKKNDFEIVKPGRMVMNGVEYNFVPNVKTLYRIYEEDVRRSVKSNYDGHNLIEETEGGIWEWIHDRGYGGYEPFTEKEIDRKNSTQGRIVGQNALQHYKIKKHKYQQLKESIRIAELQLDELKEKLSQLE, encoded by the coding sequence ATGCATATCACTAGATCGAAAAGTGATGGGCATCTgtttaaattcttaaagCATAAGCATcccaagaaaaataaatccaAGATCAAAAACAATTCATCGCCAAATGGTATGGATAATAATGCCAATGATGACTCACTTTTGGATAATAATGGGCCTGCCACATTAAATGAAGAACGATTGAAAGAATTACAAAGAAGACATTCTACTAGTTCTAAgaggaaaaaaagaaagcaAAACGTGTCAATTAGGCCTTCTACAAGTAGTAGTAGAAGTAGGACTAGAAGTAGAAGTAGAAGTAGATCTAATGTGCAAGACTCAAGTTTTTCTAAGGAAAGTATTCAAAAAGATGCCACGAAATCTACATCGTTTGATTTACCAGAGATATCATCGGTTTataattcatctttaaaaaGAAGGTCTTTACAAAACTCTACGCAAGGTTTAgataaattcttaaataagCATACTAGAGAAAAGCCATCAGAAAAGCTAACTTTAATGAATACTAATACAAGTAATACTTTAGGTGTTTCTAACATTCTAGTGTCTTTGGATGATCATTCAGATTTAAATGTCTCAGATACAAAAAGTAAAGATAATTCCACAATAATGGCAAAGGACAATTCAAGTACTATTGTTAAGGATGGAGCTATTATAGATAAACGTCATACTAGTATGTTATTGACTCAAATGACAAAGACAACCACATTAAAAAGTATATCcactttaaataatttgaattcaaaTGGCAACACAACCGTAAATCATGAAGAGCATACTGAAGATCATTCAGGTATCATGAATACATTAATGTCAATTACTCATAATGCTACCTCGCATTTACCAAAAATTATAGTAagaaattttgataattcaaatcaattgGATGATACCTTTGATTTCGAAACAAATTCTATCAAAGGTAATGTTAacgataatgataatgataaacataatgataatgataatgattccAAAAACAATATGCAACCAATTgaaagtaataaaaaagatatgggagatttaaaagatatccAAAATGATTTACAACATGAAACTGTTATACATTCATCTTTGAATGTCATTAGTAGAAGCAATTCGTTCTTAAGGCATTTGGATTTCTTATTATCTACACCAGCTTCAAATGGGAgctcaaaattaaaagaacaaaatttattaattgatacaaatttaaaagataccACGACTACCACTACTACTGCTACTCCAAAGGCAAACACTATAGGTAAAGAGTCCACAACAAGTAAgataaaatttgaatcaattaaagACAATTCGAATAATGATACAGAGATTACTgtaaatgatgatattgttattactCCAATTGAAGATCCTCCAAGTTTCTCCACATTTGGTAAGGGAAACTTATCTTTACAGGATTTATCAGTAGATACAGAATATCAACACGCAAATATACGTTTACCTTCGTTAATGAATGATCACGATCAAGTACATCCAAATAGTGCATTAaacagtaataataattcaaatagaaATAGTTTGATTAATGCTAATACTgctaatttaaaatcaagaatgaattcaaatcaaaatgCTACAACTATTCCAAATTCTAAGATTCGTCATTCATTTGAAGATGTACAATCAAAAAGATTTTCTGgttcatcattttctagATTTAAAGgtattaatgaagaaaattgTTTACCTTCTAAAATAAGTTCTAATAATCAAATGGttgtttcaaattcaaatccaGATTTAAAGAAACCTAAATTAAGACCTTTGTCAAGATCAGCAGTATCAGAAACTAATCTTGTCGAATTTAGATCTCGAAGCAAGACTGTACCAGcaaattcttctaaaagagaatcaaatttttccgaaccaaatttaataccaaatttaaatatcacaaatgatatttcttctgaaatttcatctttatatCATTcagataatgaagatgaacaaattcaatttaatattagaaataaaaaaaatttaacaaaaagaTACAATACTTTCGATACAAAGAGAACTGTTCCAATAAATCCAAATACAAAACGATATTCCTCTTATtctaatgaagaagatctatataaaaattcttctcCAAGTAATTCAATACAAAATCTAACGTCATTAAATAACGGTAATGCTACAGATGCTCTAATGATGGATGAAAGAAAATCAAGAAGATCatccaaaaattttttaatgcCAAGATCTTTATCGCCAAGTACATCATTGAGtgttaaaaatttacattCATTTGGTTTAGCTAAAtcaaaacaattatataataatccTTTACATTTAAATCCAAACACTAATTCTAACTCATTGCCTATTAATGATGATTCTTCCAGACCTAAAATTAGTACATCTTTATCAAATACAATGGATCCTGCTTTGAATATTCCATTATGTGATGGGAatgttaaatttaaaaacattGATTATGCTTCTGAGAAAAAGAATTCATCTTTccattctttttttaaaaatattaacgGTATCTCACctgatgaaaaattaataatcgATATTACATGTGCTTTGTCCCGTGATATTTTACAACAAGGGAAAATGTATATTACTGATcgaaatatttgttttaatgcAAATATCTTGGGTTGGGTTAGTACTATTGTGATCCCATTTACTGATATTgttcaaattaaaaagaaaatgacTGCTGGTATTTTCCCAAATGCAATTGTAATTGATACCTTAGAAACTAAATATGTTTTTGCCTCCTTCATTTCAAGAGATTCTGTTTTCGATTTAATTACAGATGTTTGGAATCAAATTATCTTAGGTAGAAGACGCTCGAACTTATCATCAGCAAGACATCATGAAGgtaatgatattgatagTAAAATGTCTGTGGATTCTTATGATTCCGATAGTGACTATTCAAGTGAAAATGATTATTCAACTGATACTGATACCGATCTTGAAAATTCTGAtgataaattgaataaaacaaataataacttgGAAGACAGAAATGAATTATCAAATCTAAATTCTGATGATGATGGttataatgaagatgatagTGATGTGGAAATTGAAACTGATATGACTTCCAGTGACATCGATGATGAGAAACCAAATGTATCTACTTTAAACCACTCTAATAATGGTAACAGTTCTAAAAGTCGTTCCAATTCAGCAACTACTAAGACTAAGGATGATACTAGTAATTATGGTCCAATAAAACATTCTCCAACTACTCATCCATATAAACCAACACCAAATGACAGGCAAGTTATTAACGCAACTTTCAATTATCCAATGGGCATTGTATCAAATATGATTCTTGGTGATAACGTCGACTATTATCATGAGATATTGAAtgatcaaaaaaattttgacTTTTCTACTATTccaaaaatcattatttctaaaaatcGTGATTTTTCATATGTTAAACCATTATCAGTTCCTATGGGTCCAAGTAAGACGAATTGTTTGATTAATGAAGTATTGGATCATTATGATTTATCAGattatattcaaatgactcaaatttcaaaaactCCAGATGTTCCATCAGGTAACGCATTTTACGTCAAGTCgagatatttatttacttgGGGtccaaataatacaacTAAATTAGAAGCATATTCCACTGTGGAATGGACTGGTAAGAGTTGGTTGAAGAGTGCAATTGAAAAGGGTACCTACGAAGGTGTTAAGGAAACTGGTCAAGAGACAGTTAAAAGTATGgaaagaattttaaaaaccGCATCTAAATCCTCCACTGGTAACTCAAAAAACTCGACATCCAAAGCTGCAACTTCAAGACCAAGGAAATCTAAATCAGTTTCAAAAGAATCAAAAAGGGAATCAGATAATACTTTTAATGGATTGCCATGTATGGAGCCAAAAACACATTTACCCACTGAACACTCGTACcagaaagaaaaagatgacactattattgaagaaaatgttAATATTAACGCTCCTTTGGGCACTGTTTTCCAAATTCTTTACGGTAAAGATACTTCTTATTATACTAATATTCTAAAAGCTCAAGgcaatttaaagatttctAAAATTGAACCCTTTtcagataaaaataataatatgagaGAATATTCTTATATTAAGCCTTTGTCAAATTCATTAGGTCCAAAACAAACTACTTGTTCCATTACCGAGAAATTAGAACACATGGATCTCAATAAGTATATTAGGGTTAGAACAATTGTGAAAACTCCGGATGTCCCTTCCGGTAACAATTTTTCCATTCACGTGAAAACATTACTTACATGGGGTCCAAACAATACTACAAATCTGGACATGTACACTAGTGTTATCTGGACGGGCAGATCTTTCTTAAAGAGTGCTATCGAAAGAGGGTCGATTGATGGTCAAAAGGAATCTGCAAAAATTCTGTTAAAGGAATTAAAGTCGATAATTGCAACTGCAAAAGTTACAAAGCCAGTCGCAGCCTCACAAAGGAAGAAGAATAAGTCCTCTTCGAGAAGTGTTGAGCCAACACCTCAACCTCAAGTATTACCAGTATCGGAAGATATTTCTTCTCAAATGGGCCTTGAATCCTCCAATGTAGAATCATCACAAGCCCCTACATCTTCCAATTCATCATTCTTAACACCAATTATAGACAATTTATTTGGAGActtagatattttttcaatttcaggtattctcaaaattattttatcagTTATTACGTTTATTTCACTTATCAGGTATTTTTTCGTTGGCaagaaaaatgattttgaaattgtcAAGCCAGGAAGAATGGTGATGAATGGTGTCGAATATAACTTTGTTCCTAATGTCAAAACGTTATATCGTATTTATGAAGAAGATGTTAGAAGAAGCGTGAAATCAAACTATGATGGccataatttaattgaagaaaCAGAAGGTGGCATTTGGGAATGGATACATGATCGTGGTTACGGTGGATATGAACCTTTTACGGAGAAGGAAATAGACAGAAAAAATTCTACTCAAGGAAGAATTGTTGGCCAAAACGCCTTACAGCATTACAAGATTAAAAAGCACAAGTACCAGCAATTGAAAGAATCCATACGAATTGCAGAACTACaattagatgaattaaaagagaAACTTTCACAACTCGAATAA
- the YCG1 gene encoding condensin subunit YCG1 (similar to Saccharomyces cerevisiae YCG1 (YDR325W); ancestral locus Anc_5.367): protein MSGESDDINAKIFKSVAEVFQAAQTSYAGHRKHIAVLRKIHSKAVIQGYEDAFNYWINKLITKVLPLPKNHPYARKIINLITGFVSSLERDLQEARKNSNLDEEALEQQEEVFTRFIEHFINHILRGAESKERTVRFRVVQLLALIITNIGEIDDTLYNTIMWSLKKRIFDKEAAVRTQAIFCLAQLYDVEMDTDTDDFDEPIKQLLFSIQNDSSPEVRRATLANLPNVSGTRGFLLERARDVNSINRRFVYSKILKKMGLKAFEVLNSDTLDQVLKWGLEDREESVRKACSRLISYDWLDLLNGDLIVLLENLNVTQSTIAEKAIYNIFKLRPDVLSVIKFPEDIWKELTAEITFLLKCFYKYCTESELTELIDSNFPEASVLSEYLNTYIQTRFKDATKAELSDIEKDHLNFIIEQLLVIANLYDFSDEIGRRSMLTVVRNMLSIIELPDSLIKIGFNVLKSLSINEKDFVTMGIELINDIRDDDVEKQEKIEMNNLKESSNKEDNLNNIREGGDNNDANEDNEEDEDEDDEDDDDEDDEDDEDEKDYEAIQDFHNAVENLVNGNIPSSRDMRLLNMVKETEASPETLLLCLRRSCNMLELVEKPLFQNIMLHSLIDTLIIPAVRKPEPEIRELGVKNLGLCCLLDVELATSNMQLLGQCVSKAHPALKDIALQCIIDIFSVHGTEVVDGEGKIDSIVLYKMFYKVLKATDLPNSQVIVAEGLCKLYLTNILSDDDLFETLILTYFSPANFKNEALIQAFAFCLPVYCFSHTTHQQRMARVAADVMLRLCILWEDLQSNMSETQLDPESMSKPSTIFQQLINWTDPRNIVKRSQYDIDKDTTQLDFLLNILNSFNSVEKAQIRKMLLTNINQFYINPEQDISKLKQILLIISDILETETHDAVSKNSIKKFQQSLEKVVEEASVKAANNTGDSNEQYSIILETTQSRVESDDIPSLGQNNNELDENQSMEKNYINPPSQQNNYSQENNNNSADMTVSSSTELKRNNETQSKSSTSITNMDPPLARNPRKRTRSQIFTEPDSLSNENITQDISQNNDTMKSVSFLLPQDDVVKNSIKPTLTLGETNLSDDEMSIDEDDSDFASSSFFTSVS from the coding sequence ATGAGTGGAGAGTCAGATGACATTAATGCCaagatttttaaatctGTAGCTGAGGTTTTCCAAGCAGCTCAAACTTCTTATGCTGGTCATCGTAAACATATAGCagttttaagaaaaatccATTCGAAAGCTGTAATACAAGGCTATGAAGATGCCTTTAACTATTGGATCAACAAATTAATTACGAAAGTACTACCTCTACCCAAAAACCACCCTTATGctagaaaaataattaatttaataacaGGTTTTGTTTCTTCATTAGAACGTGATTTACAAGAGGCtagaaaaaattccaaCTTAGATGAGGAAGCATTGGAACAACAAGAAGAAGTTTTTACGCGATTCATAGAACATTTTATAAATCATATACTACGTGGTGCTGAAAGTAAAGAAAGAACTGTAAGATTCAGAGTTGTTCAGTTACTAGCGttaattattacaaatattggagaaattgatgatactttatataatacaattatGTGGTCcctgaaaaaaagaatctTTGATAAGGAAGCTGCAGTAAGGACTCAAGctatattttgtttagcACAACTGTATGACGTAGAGATGGATACTGATACAGATGATTTTGATGAACCAATTAAACAATTACTCTTTTCTATTCAAAATGATTCATCCCCAGAAGTACGTAGAGCAACATTAGCCAATTTACCAAATGTATCAGGCACAAGAGGCTTTTTATTAGAACGTGCGAGAGATgttaattctattaatagAAGATTTGTATACtctaaaattttgaaaaaaatgggTCTTAAAGCATTTGAAGTGTTAAATTCTGATACTTTAGATCAAGTTTTAAAATGGGGATTAGAAGATAGAGAAGAGTCAGTTAGAAAGGCTTGTTCCAGATTAATATCGTATGATTGGTTAGATCTTCTGAATGGGGAtttaattgtattattagAGAATCTAAATGTCACACAGTCCACTATAGCTGAAAAAGCTATATataacatttttaaattaaggCCTGATGTATTATCAGTAATTAAATTTCCCGAAGATATTTGGAAGGAGTTGACTGCAGAAATTACTTTTCTCTTAAAATGCTTTTATAAGTATTGTACTGAGTCTGAATTAACTGAGTTAAtagattcaaattttcCAGAGGCATCTGTATTATCAGAATACCTCAACACATATATACAAACAAGATTTAAAGATGCTACTAAAGCTGAATTAtcagatattgaaaaagatcatttaaattttatcattgaACAATTATTAGTTATTGCTAACCTTTATGACTTCAGTGATGAAATAGGTAGAAGATCAATGCTAACAGTTGTAAGAAATATGCTAAGTATCATAGAACTTCCTGATTCTctaattaaaattggatTTAATGTACTTAAAAGTTTATCAATTAACGAGAAAGATTTCGTGACGATGGgtattgaattaattaatgatattcgtgatgatgatgtggaaaaacaagaaaaaattgaaatgaataatttaaaggAAAGCTCAAATAAGGAAgacaatttaaataatattcgaGAAGGTggtgataataatgatgctaatgaagataatgaagaagatgaggATGAGGATGATGaggatgatgatgatgaggaTGATGAGGATGATGAGGATGAGAAAGACTATGAGGCTATTCAAGACTTTCACAATGCGGTTGAAAATTTAGTGAATGGCAATATACCAAGTAGTAGAGATATGCgtttattaaatatggTTAAAGAAACTGAAGCGTCTCCTGAAACTTTATTACTATGTTTACGTAGATCATGCAACATGCTGGAATTGGTTGAAAAAccattatttcaaaatattatgcTTCATTCTTTAATAGACACACTAATTATACCTGCTGTACGAAAACCAGAACCCGAAATTAGAGAACTGGGTGTTAAAAATCTAGGATTATGCTGTTTATTAGATGTCGAATTGGCAACCTCAAATATGCAACTTCTTGGACAGTGTGTTTCGAAGGCACATCCCGCTTTAAAAGATATCGCATTACAATGCataattgatatattttcgGTTCATGGCACTGAAGTGGTTGATGGTGAAGGTAAAATAGACTCAATTGTGTTGTACAAAATGTTTTATAAAGTCTTAAAGGCAACAGATTTACCCAACTCTCAAGTCATTGTGGCGGAGGGGTTATGTAAGCTGTACTTAACTAATATTCTTTCAGATGACGACTTGTTCGAAACTCTAATACTTACCTATTTCTCACCGGCaaactttaaaaatgaagCGCTTATTCAAGCGTTTGCTTTTTGTCTACCCGTTTATTGTTTTTCTCACACAACACATCAACAACGAATGGCCAGAGTAGCTGCTGATGTTATGCTGAGATTATGTATACTTTGGGAAGATTTACAAAGCAACATGTCTGAAACCCAGTTAGATCCAGAATCTATGTCAAAGCCGAGCACCATATTCCaacaattgataaattggACTGACCCAAGGAACATTGTAAAACGCTCACAAtatgatattgataaagaTACCACACAGTTGgactttttattaaatatactGAACTCTTTCAATAGTGTAGAGAAAGCtcaaattagaaaaatgcTGTTGactaatattaatcaattttatatCAATCCAGAACaagatatttcaaaattaaagcaaatacttttaattatttctgATATTCTTGAAACTGAAACTCACGATGCTGTTagtaaaaattcaattaagaAGTTCCAACAATCCCTAGAAAAGGTTGTAGAAGAAGCGTCTGTAAAAGCTGCTAATAATACAGGTGATTCTAACGAACAGTATTCCATAATTCTTGAAACTACTCAATCTAGGGTTGAATCAGACGATATTCCATCCTTGGGACAAAACAACAACGAATTAGATGAAAACCAATCTATggagaaaaattatattaatccACCTTCTCAACAGAATAACTACTCTCaagagaataataataatagtgcTGATATGACTGTTTCTAGTTCTACCGAATTAAAGAGGAATAACGAAACCCAATCAAAATCCTCTACTAGCATAACAAATATGGATCCTCCGCTTGCTAGAAATCCGAGAAAAAGAACTAGAAGCCAAATATTTACTGAACCTGACAGTttatcaaatgaaaatataacaCAAGATATATCACAAAATAATGACACAATGAAAAGTGTAAGCTTTCTACTGCCGCAAGATGACGTGGTAAAAAATAGTATCAAACCAACTTTAACTTTAGGAGAAACTAATTTAAGTGATGATGAAATGTCTATTGATGAGGATGATAGTGATTTCGCTTCAAGCTCATTTTTCACGTCGGTTTCATAA